From the Penaeus vannamei isolate JL-2024 chromosome 20, ASM4276789v1, whole genome shotgun sequence genome, the window gtgcaaataaatgcatatatgtatatataaatatttatatatatgtatgtatatatacatatacacatatacatacatacatacatatatatatatatatatatatatatatatatatatatatatatatatatatatatatatatatatttatatttatatactcatgaaGCTACAGAcgtatatgaatgatatatacttGTGCGTGCTGTGTAATTCTATAAAAGTTACAAATTTGCCGACTCCAGCGAAGGCGAGCCATCATTCGGATGGAAATCGACAGGACTTATGCCCTTCTTGCCTCGGGGCCTCATACCGATCCCAAGGGAAAAGGGGCGCCTCCTCGAGATTGTGCAAGGGATGGCGACGCCACTGTGGCTGTTGCCTCGTCTTGAGAGCTAACATACTTCGCCTTCTACTAGATCTAATTGCTGGCTATATTTTAGTACAAGTCACCTTGAAATAcgtctcatttttgttattgttttttcaaaGGTAAAATCGAACGTTCTTCAACATTGTTGCAACATTTATTAACAATacttcatgataataacaaatatagcaGAATTAGTGAAGACGGTCCTATTTAGAGGGAGCGCCATATAACTGCGAAGGAGAACCTTGGCTCGACCCCTGACCGGACTGGCCGTATCCCCGATTCCCTCCTGAAGGATACTGCGCCTCTCCCTCGAAGGTGACGGTGGGATGGTAACCGGAGGCGTCCACGTAGTACTCGACCAGGAGACGTCGACCGTCGGGCAGCTGGACGTAGTAACTGTGGAAGATTGTGCTGTTATTAGAGTTCAagttaacaaaataaatgaataaataaaatgatgggAGTGTTGAAAACATAagcagtaataaaagaaaaacattttttttttttttttttttgggggggggtcactTACCTTCCCTGAGTGTTGGCATCTTCCCTCTGCTCTTTGTGGCCGTAAAAGTTCCCTGAAGGTTCATGATTCACGTCCCACTGGAAGGCGTACTGGGCGGGCACGGAGGGGTACTGTGCCCCTCCCGTCCCGGTCGGGAACTGGGATCCCTGACCTCCTGGAGCCTGGTAGTTGTAGCCTTCTTCAGGAATCGCTGACGCCACAGCCACCAAAAGGGCAAACACAGCAAATACCTGTTGTAATAGAGATGTGAATACACCATTTGAACATGAAGTTCATAAACCTAATGAAGTTCTGAACCAATGCGACCGCTCTCACATTCCATTACCTTCATCTCTGCTTCGATTGAGACAGCGAAGAGAACTGGCGGTTGGAGGTGGAAGCTCGCCTTTATATGGCGCTGAAACTGAAGAGTGATtgtctcttttacttttcttttccagtTTATTTTTTCACGAATTTACTTGTCTCCACTGTCTGTGTATGCTTGTAAATTTCTAGGTTTAAAGAAGTGCAGGATACGAAGACAAAGGCCTAATCCTGTTAGCATAGGTGATTAGTATCCTTGCTAAAGACGTTATCACCCAGAAACCTTTTCACGACTCTACTGGTACCTAATGTACAAATTCTACTGTTCTTTTCCATATCATATACTTACTAATACAAAGGCAGATACTGAACGTGGCGTTTCTTTGAGCTGATAACAATATAACACCTATTCCATTTATAAAAATGCAGTAGCAGGTTTTTAGTAATTCTCTTTATAGACGTGCTTTGCATTTACCCAATCACtgcacctatttatctatattttttgtatataattatatccaCGAAGTTATGACAATTCCACTACACATTGATATTTTTCAAACGTTGAAAAAATGCCTCCCTTTTCAATATTTATCAAAGATGACAAAAACTATTTTACAATTTGTCAAACGACATCCTttgccaaagaagaagaaggacgactTTTCGGTCGAGTTCGGTCGACGTCTTCTGGTCGAGTACTACGTGGACGCCTAATGTAGCTAGTAAAGAGTTATACTTTcatttgctttcattttcttaaaACAATGAAATAAGATAGAATGATTAACTGAACAGATCTTCACATTGTCACTTGGCTGTTctgctaaagatgataatgatgtaatgaatgaaaacagtaatggttATGCCACCGATACTGTAGGTTGAAGTAATATTTCTAATCTCAGAGATGATAGCAACTATAAGCTATATCTAATAGTAAAAACATTTacattaatagtaaaaataatataataattacggCAGTCACTGTTATCACCATATGTATTATAACAAAAACTAATCAAATAATTTCTTTGTTGATGGAAAGGGAATCGATAAAATTAGCCAAAGTAATGATGGTGTTATGGTAATGCAAAATTGAAAATCGTTACTAGTGCCAATATCATTTGTACAATCTTCATTATAATGGTTCCTGTTGTTCATTATGACAACAGTGCCTAAAAGATTTCTTTCTGTTCAGTGTCTGCCACAGATATTGCTCACAAATgttgtgagagagatagggagtgtgtgagagtgaaagtgatatagagagtgaaaaagacagatagtatgtgtgtgcatatatgtatatatcccgtTGACATTCATAAATGGATAAAAGTCAAAACTGAATATTGTTTGTCCATCGACTATTAATAGAATGCAGTTTGATTAGAGATTTTTTTGAATTACCTTTtcacttcgttttctctttcttcccttcttatttccGTTTAGCTTGTATTTCTTCCCAATCAcctgtcttattttctttcttacacgcatacaggctctctctctctctctctctctctctctctctctctctctctctctctctctctctctc encodes:
- the LOC113817221 gene encoding pro-resilin-like, which gives rise to MKVFAVFALLVAVASAIPEEGYNYQAPGGQGSQFPTGTGGAQYPSVPAQYAFQWDVNHEPSGNFYGHKEQREDANTQGSYYVQLPDGRRLLVEYYVDASGYHPTVTFEGEAQYPSGGNRGYGQSGQGSSQGSPSQLYGAPSK